A genomic stretch from Corvus cornix cornix isolate S_Up_H32 chromosome 7, ASM73873v5, whole genome shotgun sequence includes:
- the S100B gene encoding protein S100-B, with translation MSELEKAMIVIIDVFHQYSGKEGDKHKLKKSELKELINNELTHFLGEIKDQETVDKVMEALDCDGDAECDFQEFVAFIAMVTAACHEFFEHE, from the exons ATGTCTGAGCTGGAGAAGGCGATGATCGTCATCATCGATGTCTTCCACCAGTACTCCGGGAAGGAGGGAGACAAGCACAAGCTGAAGAAATCGGAACTGAAGGAGCTCATCAACAACGAGCTGACCCACTTCCTCGGT GAAATCAAAGACCAGGAGACTGTGGACAAAGTCATGGAGGCACTGGACTGCGACGGGGATGCAGAGTGTGACTTCCAGGAGTTTGTGGCCTTCATTGCAATGGTCACTGCTGCTTGCCATGAGTTCTTTGAGCATGAGTGA